The Schizosaccharomyces pombe strain 972h- genome assembly, chromosome: I genome contains a region encoding:
- the aro1 gene encoding multifunctional aromatic polypeptide Aro1, whose amino-acid sequence MSNESNIITVPILGKDTVRVGFGIHQYICTEILENFKSSTYVVITDSNIAPLYLEKIESTFNKSIKDAKAEARLLTYVIPPGESSKCRAMKAEIEDWLLTQSCTRDTILIAMGGGVIGDLVGYVAASFMRGIRFIQMPTTLLAMVDSSIGGKTGIDTPLGKNLVGAFWQPLRVYVDMVFLHTLPPRQVINGLSEIIKTAAMWNENDFQLLENNSAVLLDALNKPSVPGEYKFDSIKPLLQKIILSSIRTKCEVVTLDEHEGGLRNLLNFGHSIGHAYEAILYPQILHGECVAIGMVKEAELARYLGILKPNAVGRLTKCLVSYNLPISVNDPKVKKYASFKHCPVEKLIEYMAVDKKNQGSKKRIVILKAIGETYEKHATVVSDDDIRFILSRDVKVDEFTKSSWDVVVTPPGSKSISNRALVLAAMGNGTCRLTNMLHSDDTQFMMSALESLGAATFSWEDGGETLVVKGNGGKLAVPKEELYLGNAGTAARFLTGIAALVSSKDGAKVVLTGNHRMKVRPIGPLVDALRANGCEINYLEKQGSLPLDLSSKNGLKGGIIELAATVSSQYVSSILMCAPYASQPVTLKLVGGKPISQLYIDMTIAMMASFGVNVTKSTTEENTYNIPCGKYQNPPHYEIESDASSATYPLAIAAITGTKCTVPNIGSASLQGDARFACDVLRPMGCTVEQTATSTTVQGPPKGTLKPLESIDMETMTDAFLTASVVAAVACNVSEGDPVTRITGIANQRVKECNRIAAMVHELAKFGVRTGELEDGIYIFGKNYKELKKPEEGIYTYDDHRIAMSFSVLSLICPSRTLIIDKACVEKTWPYWWDVLHQSFGVKLTGATSVASDPLKGSISKNASIILIGMRGAGKTTIGKIIAKQLNFKFLDLDELLEDYLEMPIAEVIFRMGWDAFRLEEHKVLRKFITEHPEGYVAASGGGVIEMDESRNLLSNFVKEGGIVLHVHRNLEHIKSYLSEDQTRPTYKDQESIDDVYKRRHVWYRECRSHYFISPVLSNQVIDEKIQYSMSRFLDVVTGSSQVLQKFKTKKRSTFLTLNYPRIEDALPTLRDVTVGCDAIEVRVDYLKDPKSSNGISSLDFVAEQISLLRCSTTLPIIFTIRTISQGGLFPNDKEEEAKELMLSAMRYGCDFVDVELGWSSETINILYQHKGYTKLIMSWHDLSGTWSWARPHEWMQKVELASSYADVIKLVGMANNLNDNLELEEFRTRITNSMDIPLILFNMGRFGQLSRILNKFMTPVTHPLLPSKAAPGQLTVKQLNEARVLIGEILPEKFFLFGKPIKHSRSPILHSTAYELLGLPHTYEAFETDTVDEVQKVLNLPDFGGANVTIPYKLSVMKFMDELSDEARFFGAVNTIIPIRIGDKLVLRGDNTDWRGIYDTFANALDGVSLRDTNGLVIGAGGTSRAAIYSLHRLGVSRIYLLNRTLANSYRVQDVFPPDYNIHIIDSDNIPSEELSSVTLSAVVSTIPADIELPEKVASVIKALLANKADGGVFLDMAYKPLHTPLMAVASDLEWKCCNGLEALVRQGLASFHLWTGMTAPFDAVYQKVIE is encoded by the coding sequence TGAAAGTACTTTTAATAAGTCTATTAAAGATGCCAAGGCTGAAGCAAGGTTGCTTACTTATGTGATTCCTCCTGGAGAATCTTCAAAATGCCGAGCTATGAAAGCGGAAATTGAAGATTGGTTGCTCACACAATCCTGTACACGAGATACCATCCTTATTGCTATGGGAGGTGGAGTTATTGGTGATTTAGTGGGATATGTAGCTGCTTCATTCATGCGTGGCATTCGTTTTATTCAGATGCCTACCACCTTGCTTGCTATGGTTGATTCTTCTATTGGAGGGAAGACAGGTATTGACACTCCCTTGGGAAAAAACCTTGTTGGTGCTTTTTGGCAACCTCTTAGAGTGTATGTTGATATGGTCTTTTTACATACCTTACCTCCCCGGCAAGTCATAAATGGCTTGTCCgaaattataaaaacagCTGCTATGTGGAACGAAAATGATTTTCAATTACTTGAAAACAATTCCGCTGTTTTATTGGATGCCTTGAACAAACCTTCCGTTCCAGGAGAATACAAGTTTGATAGTATCAAACcgcttttgcaaaaaattattctttCCTCAATTCGTACTAAGTGTGAAGTAGTTACGCTTGACGAACATGAGGGTGGTCTCCGTAACCTTTTAAACTTTGGTCATTCTATTGGTCATGCTTATGAAGCAATTTTGTACCCACAAATCCTTCATGGAGAGTGTGTTGCAATTGGTATGGTTAAGGAAGCAGAACTCGCTAGATACCTTGGTATTTTAAAGCCTAATGCAGTTGGACGCTTAACAAAATGCCTCGTTTCTTACAACTTGCCTATTAGCGTTAATGATCcgaaagtaaaaaaatatgctaGCTTTAAGCACTGCCCTGTGGAAAAACTGATTGAATACATGGCTGTGGATAAGAAGAATCAAGGATCTAAAAAACGTATAGTTATTTTAAAGGCTATTGGTGAAACTTACGAAAAACATGCTACAGTAGTTTCAGATGACGATATTCGCTTTATTCTTTCTCGGGATGTAAAGGTCGACGAATTTACTAAATCAAGTTGGGATGTTGTTGTTACTCCTCCTGGATCTAAGTCAATCTCCAATCGCGCTCTTGTTTTGGCGGCTATGGGCAATGGTACATGCCGTCTTACTAACATGCTTCACTCAGACGATACCCAGTTTATGATGTCGGCTCTGGAATCGTTAGGTGCTGCTACATTTTCTTGGGAAGATGGTGGAGAAACATTGGTAGTCAAAGGAAATGGTGGTAAGTTGGCCGTCCCTAAGGAAGAGTTATATTTAGGAAATGCAGGAACAGCTGCTCGTTTTTTGACTGGTATTGCTGCTTTGGTCTCTTCAAAGGATGGTGCCAAAGTTGTTTTAACTGGAAATCACCGAATGAAGGTTAGACCTATAGGACCACTGGTTGATGCTCTAAGAGCAAATGGATGTGAAATTAATTATCTTGAAAAACAAGGCTCTTTGCCCTTAGATTTATCATCTAAAAATGGTTTAAAAGGTGGTATTATAGAACTAGCTGCCACTGTTTCCTCGCAGTACGTATCTTCTATCTTGATGTGTGCTCCTTATGCTTCACAACCTGTTACACTAAAATTAGTAGGCGGCAAGCCCATTTCTCAATTGTATATTGACATGACCATTGCTATGATGGCTTCATTTGGTGTCAATGTTACGAAATCTACTACGGAAGAAAACACTTATAATATACCTTGCGGAAAGTATCAAAACCCTCCGCATTACGAAATTGAAAGCGATGCAAGTTCAGCCACTTATCCTCTTGCTATTGCGGCCATTACCGGTACCAAGTGTACTGTTCCTAATATTGGCAGTGCTTCCCTACAAGGTGATGCCCGTTTTGCGTGTGATGTGTTAAGGCCAATGGGCTGTACTGTCGAGCAAACTGCTACTAGTACTACTGTTCAGGGTCCTCCAAAAGGAACTCTAAAACCATTAGAGTCTATAGATATGGAAACCATGACTGATGCATTTTTAACCGCTTCTGTTGTTGCCGCGGTTGCTTGTAACGTTTCTGAAGGAGATCCAGTTACACGAATCACTGGCATTGCAAACCAAAGAGTTAAAGAATGTAACCGGATTGCCGCAATGGTTCACGAACTTGCAAAATTTGGTGTTCGTACCGGCGAATTGGAAGACGGCATTTACATTTTCGgcaaaaattataaagaaCTTAAAAAACCCGAAGAAGGAATTTATACTTATGATGACCATAGAATTGCTATGTCATTTAGCGTTTTGTCATTAATTTGTCCCTCTCGCACATTGATTATTGATAAAGCTTGTGTCGAGAAGACCTGGCCATATTGGTGGGATGTACTTCATCAGTCTTTCGGTGTTAAGCTTACTGGTGCAACCTCTGTTGCTTCCGATCCATTAAAGGGaagtatttcaaaaaatgcttctataattttaattggTATGCGAGGTGCAGGTAAAACTACCATTGGTAAAATTATAGCGAAGCAACTAAACTTTAAGTTCCTTGATTTGGATGAATTACTAGAAGACTATCTTGAGATGCCCATTGCTGAAGTTATTTTCAGGATGGGATGGGATGCTTTCCGTCTTGAAGAACACAAAGTATTGCGAAAGTTTATTACTGAACATCCTGAAGGTTATGTTGCTGCTAGCGGTGGAGGGGTTATTGAAATGGACGAATCGCGGAATCTGCTTAGTAATTTTGTTAAGGAGGGTGGAATAGTGCTACATGTCCACAGAAATTTGGAGCATATCAAGTCTTACCTTTCAGAGGACCAGACTAGACCCACTTATAAAGATCAAGAAAGCATTGACGATGTTTATAAGCGCCGTCATGTATGGTATCGCGAATGTAGATctcattattttattagcCCTGTTTTAAGTAACCAGGTAATTGACGAAAAAATTCAGTATTCGATGTCTCGTTTCTTAGATGTCGTTACTGGATCCTCGCAAgtccttcaaaaatttaaaaccaaaaaacGCTCTACATTTTTGACTCTAAATTATCCTCGTATTGAGGATGCTTTGCCAACTTTAAGAGATGTGACAGTTGGCTGTGATGCAATTGAAGTTCGTGTGGATTATTTGAAGGATCCCAAAAGCTCAAATGgaatttcttctttggACTTTGTAGCTGAACAAATTTCACTACTTCGCTGTTCAACTACTCTACCCATCATTTTCACAATTCGTACCATTTCGCAAGGTGGTTTATTCCCGAATGATAAGGAAGAAGAGGCTAAGGAGTTAATGCTGTCGGCAATGAGATACGGTTGTGACTTTGTAGACGTTGAGCTTGGTTGGAGTTCTGAAACCATCAATATTCTTTATCAACACAAGGGATACACAAAGTTGATAATGTCGTGGCATGATTTGTCTGGTACTTGGTCATGGGCAAGACCTCACGAATGGATGCAAAAAGTTGAATTAGCTTCTTCATACGCTGACGTTATCAAATTGGTAGGCATGGCTAACAACTTGAATGATAATTTAGAATTGGAGGAATTTCGAACCAGAATTACGAATTCAATGGATATTCCATTGATTTTGTTCAACATGGGACGTTTCGGACAACTTTCGAGAATACTTAACAAGTTCATGACCCCTGTTACGCATCCATTACTTCCTTCAAAGGCTGCTCCCGGTCAGTTGACTGTTAAACAACTTAATGAAGCTCGTGTTTTGATAGGCGAAATTCTTCCCGAgaaatttttcctttttggtAAGCCTATTAAGCATTCTCGCTCTCCAATTTTACATAGCACCGCGTATGAGCTTTTGGGGCTCCCACATACCTATGAGGCATTCGAAACTGATACAGTTGACGAAGTGCAGAAGGTGTTAAACTTACCAGATTTCGGAGGCGCCAACGTTACTATTCCCTATAAGTTGTCTGTTATGAAGTTCATGGATGAACTCAGTGACGAGGCAAGATTTTTTGGTGCTGTAAACACTATAATTCCAATCAGAATTGGAGACAAACTTGTTTTGCGAGGTGACAATACTGATTGGCGTGGCATATACGATACATTTGCAAATGCATTGGATGGTGTCTCTCTTCGTGATACTAATGGATTAGTGATTGGAGCTGGTGGTACTAGCCGTGCTGCTATTTACTCATTGCATCGTTTGGGAGTATCCCGaatttatttgttgaaCCGCACTTTAGCCAACTCTTATCGTGTTCAAGACGTTTTCCCTCCTGATTATAACATCCATATAATAGATTCTGACAATATTCCTTCTGAAGAATTATCTAGTGTTACCCTTTCCGCGGTCGTCTCGACAATTCCTGCAGATATTGAGCTTCCTGAAAAAGTTGCATCTGTTATTAAAGCTTTGCTTGCTAACAAAGCCGATGGTGGAGTATTCCTTGACATGGCTTACAAGCCCTTGCATACACCTCTAATGGCTGTTGCATCTGACTTGGAATGGAAATGTTGCAACGGATTGGAAGCTTTAGTTCGTCAAGGTCTTGCGTCTTTTCATTTGTGGACTGGAATGACAGCACCATTTGATGCTGTTTATCAAAAGGTTATTGAGTAA
- the klp3 gene encoding kinesin-like protein Klp3 codes for MTSIKVVCRIRPTNQLEQDLGGNNVIYPLNDSTVHIETSDYSGNFVFDRVFHPSSTQNDIFSYSIESTVDDLFLGYNGTVLAYGQTGSGKTYTMMGIENNFEKEGMTPRMLRRIFDKIRDSPSTTEYEVKVSYMEIYMEKIHDLLSEKNDRLTVHEDKLQGVYVQGLKTIYVSSETEALDILNKGMGSRAVASTSMNAQSSRSHSIFVLEVVQTDTESGETRRGRLFLVDLAGSESVGKSGAVGQTLEEAKKINRSLSTLGMVINSLTDSKLSHVPYRDSKLTRILKESLGGNSRTTLIINCSPDSYNATETLSTLRFGHRAKSIKNKAVVNSELSVDEMKRQLYIYKDALSRCVCGARINNNLDYNNCHSNVWSGEHSLTLSNLAEKSNLKEAEIIQGNRTIQESNNDRDESTVASIHRHNFDSDSINRLYAEAQLELKQRDGVLSSTKQQLSDLMTALGDAQERYVELVKNHRVNSNLTANNSLNDKPGFTIEQKDKNFSINNERNNFLQKLSTLDSSLAALVNVQRKLIKALISKERPQNGTVIKKIQGGT; via the exons ATGACTTCAATTAAAGTAGTGTGCCGAATTCGGCCCACGAACCAGTTGGAACAAGACCTTGGAGGAAATAATGTGATATACCCATTAAACGATTCTACTGTTCATATCGAG ACTAGTGATTACTCAGGAAACTTTGTATTCGATCGTGTTTTTCATCCTTCTAGCACTCAGAATGATATATTTTCGTATTCAATTGAATCGACAGTCGATG ACTTATTCTTGGGTTATAACGGAACAGTACTAGCCTATGGACAGACAGGATCCGGCAAAACATACACCATGATG ggtattgaaaataatttcgaaaaagaaggaatgaCTCCAAGAATGCTCAGGCGTATTTTTGACAAAATCCGCGATTCACCATCTACTACTGAATACGAAGTGAAGGTATCATACATGGAAATCTACatggaaaaaattcatgatCTACTTTCCG aaaaaaatgacaGACTGACGGTTCATGAAGATAAACTTCAGGGAGTTTATGTTCAAGGTTTAAAAACGATTTACGTATCAAGTGAAACGGAGGCATTggatattttaaataaaggtATGGGGTCACGTGCCGTTGCAAGTACGTCGATGAATGCGCAAAGTTCACGGTCTCATTCTATTTTTGTACTCGAAGTTGTCCAAACGGACACTGAGTCCGGCGAAACTCGACGAGGCCGGTTGTTTTTAGTTGACTTGGCAGGTTCCGAAAGCGTAGGAAAAAGTGGAGCAGTCGGGCAAACCTTAGAAgaagcaaagaaaataaaccGTTCTCTTTCAACTCTTGGAATGGTTATTAATTCTCTCACAGACAGCAAATTATCACATGTTCCTTATAGAGATTCCAAGTTAACGCgtattttaaaagagtCTCTTGGTGGAAATTCTCGGACCACTCTAATTATTAACTGTTCACCAGATTCATACAATGCAACAGAGACCTTATCTACTCTTAGGTTTGGACATCGTGCAAAGAGCATCAAAAACAAAGCGGTAGTAAACTCAGAACTTTCTGttgatgaaatgaaaagacaGCTgtatatttataaagatGCTTTGTCTCGTTGCGTTTGTGGAGCCAGAATTAACAATAACTTAGACTATAATAATTGTCATTCTAACGTATGGTCAGGCGAGCATTCCCTCACACTGTCAAATCTCGCCGAAAAATCCAACTTAAAGGAAGCAGAAATCATTCAAGGAAATAGAACAATTCAGGAAAGTAATAATGACAGAGACGAAAGCACAGTTGCTTCGATACACAGACATAACTTTGATTCTGATTCTATCAATCGTTTGTATGCTGAAGCACAACTTGAACTTAAACAACGAGATGGTGTTTTATCATCCACTAAACAGCAATTGTCAGACCTTATGACTGCATTGGGCGATGCTCAGGAGCGGTATGTTGAGCTTGTTAAAAACCACAGAGTAAATTCAAATCTTACTGCAAACAACTCATTAAATGACAAACCGGGTTTTACAATAGAACAGaaagataaaaatttttcgaTAAATAACGAgagaaacaattttttacaaaaactGAGTACTTTGGATTCCTCACTGGCTGCTCTAGTAAATGTTCAACGAAAATTGATTAAAGCTTTAATTTCCAAAGAGCGACCTCAAAATGGAACAGtaattaagaaaattcaAGGGGGCACTTAA
- the hhf1 gene encoding histone H4 h4.1: protein MSGRGKGGKGLGKGGAKRHRKILRDNIQGITKPAIRRLARRGGVKRISALVYEETRAVLKLFLENVIRDAVTYTEHAKRKTVTSLDVVYSLKRQGRTIYGFGG from the coding sequence ATGTCTGGTCGTGGTAAAGGTGGTAAAGGTTTGGGAAAAGGTGGTGCTAAGCGTCACCGTAAAATTCTTCGTGACAACATTCAAGGTATTACTAAGCCTGCTATCCGTCGTCTTGCTCGTCGTGGTGGTGTGAAGCGTATTTCCGCTTTGGTTTATGAAGAGACTCGTGCTGTTCTCAAGCTCTTCTTAGAAAATGTTATTCGCGATGCCGTCACCTATACTGAGCATGCCAAGCGTAAGACTGTCACTTCTTTGGACGTTGTCTATTCTTTGAAGCGTCAAGGCCGTACCATTTATGGTTTCGGTGGTTAA
- the alg9 gene encoding mannosyltransferase complex subunit Alg9, with protein MPSKAPRKSLSVSFVWTFSILAVLRLTSASFRVIDDCDEVYNYWEPLHYLLYGYGLQTWEYSPEYAIRSWFYIALHAVPGFLARGLGLSRLHVFYFIRGVLACFSAFCETNLILAVARNFNRAVALHLTSVLFVNSGMWSASTSFLPSSFAMNMVTLALSAQLSPPSTKRTVKVVSFITIGAVIGWPFSAALSIPFILLELVDLKGRFRHLFCRWFKAIFVALLITGICITVDSLFYHRIQFVAWNIVKYNVLAKDGRGPDIYGTEPWWYYFANLSLQHNIVLWFAMACGPLVLLAAFTNWINLDSFLDLSSVISPFYIWLFIFIIQPHKEERFMYPIYPVLCLAAAIGLDMSLKLMIQILSSINETVRSKFPVRFVVLCVYAIIGCLSIARILAIQNYNAPMIIYPAISFLETDNNVTTNVCVGKEWYRYPSTFFLPDNSRLKFVKSEFDGILPGEFVESNSTWWNREGYYQIPEHMNEFNNEEPTRYTSLESCDFLIDLEFDHSKATVNEPIYSKSDGWIPVMVYPFIDTKQTPFMGRAFAVPFIEPKWGRYEILVKKPVKIDFSNLRRASKQQA; from the coding sequence ATGCCTTCGAAAGCGCCAAGGAAGTCACtttctgtttcttttgtttggaCTTTCAGCATTTTAGCAGTTTTGCGTCTTACTTCTGCTTCATTTCGAGTAATCGATGATTGTGACGAGGTATATAACTATTGGGAGCCGTTgcattatttattatacgGTTACGGCTTGCAAACATGGGAGTATTCTCCCGAATATGCCATCCGTAGTTGGTTTTACATAGCTTTGCATGCTGTTCCTGGGTTTCTTGCTCGTGGATTAGGTTTAAGCCGCCTAcatgtattttattttattcgtGGCGTGTTGGCTTGCTTTTCTGCTTTTTGTGAGACAAATCTCATTTTAGCTGTTGCTAGAAATTTCAATCGTGCAGTGGCCCTACATCTTACTTCTGTTTTGTTTGTCAATTCTGGAATGTGGTCAGCTAGTACGAGCTTTCTACCATCTTCATTCGCAATGAACATGGTAACATTGGCTCTTTCTGCCCAACTTAGTCCTCCTTCAACTAAGCGGACTGTAAAAGTCGTATCGTTCATCACAATAGGTGCTGTCATTGGCTGGCCTTTTTCAGCGGCTTTGTCTATCCCATTTATTCTTCTCGAGCTCGTAGATTTGAAAGGAAGGTTTCGACATTTATTTTGCAGATGGTTTAAGGCTATTTTTGTTGCTCTCCTTATAACCGGTATATGCATTACAGTTgattctttgttttatcaCCGTATTCAATTTGTAGCTTGGAATATTGTTAAATACAACGTCCTCGCCAAAGATGGTCGAGGCCCTGATATATATGGTACCGAACCTTGGTGGTATTACTTTGCAAACCTTTCATTGCAGCACAATATAGTGCTATGGTTTGCCATGGCTTGCGGACCATTGGTTCTTTTAGCTGCCTTTACCAACTGGATCAACCTTGATTCGTTTTTGGACCTTTCTTCCGTAATTTCTCCTTTTTACATTTggttatttattttcattatacaGCCTCATAAAGAAGAACGTTTCATGTATCCGATTTATCCGGTGCTCTGTTTGGCAGCAGCTATAGGTTTGGATATGTCATTAAAGTTAAtgattcaaattttatctaGTATAAATGAAACTGTGAGATCAAAGTTTCCGGTCCGGTTTGTCGTTCTTTGTGTTTATGCAATAATTGGATGTTTGAGCATTGCTCGTATATTGGCtattcaaaattataatgCCCCTATGATAATTTATCCAGCCATAAGCTTTTTGGAAACAGATAACAACGTGACTACTAATGTTTGTGTTGGTAAAGAATGGTATAGGTACCCTtctactttctttttaccAGATAATTCACGCctaaaatttgtaaagagTGAGTTTGACGGTATTTTACCCGGTGAATTCGTTGAATCTAATTCAACATGGTGGAACCGTGAAGGCTACTATCAGATCCCTGAACACATGAATGAATTCAATAATGAAGAGCCAACTCGTTATACTTCTCTTGAGTCTTGcgattttttaatagattTAGAGTTTGATCATTCGAAGGCCACAGTCAACGAACCGATATATTCAAAGTCTGACGGTTGGATTCCAGTCATGGTGTACCCTTTCATTGACACGAAACAAACTCCTTTTATGGGCAGAGCTTTTGCTGTCCCCTTTATTGAGCCTAAATGGGGCCGATATGAGATATTGGTGAAAAAGCCGGTCAAgattgatttttcaaatttgcGTCGTGCCTCTAAACAACAagcttaa
- the pmo25 gene encoding mo25 family protein Pmo25, translating to MSFLFNKRPKSTQDVVRCLCDNLPKLEINNDKKKSFEEVSKCLQNLRVSLCGTAEVEPDADLVSDLSFQIYQSNLPFLLVRYLPKLEFESKKDTGLIFSALLRRHVASRYPTVDYMLAHPQIFPVLVSYYRYQEVAFTAGSILRECSRHEALNEVLLNSRDFWTFFSLIQASSFDMASDAFSTFKSILLNHKSQVAEFISYHFDEFFKQYTVLLKSENYVTKRQSLKLLGEILLNRANRSVMTRYISSAENLKLMMILLRDKSKNIQFEAFHVFKLFVANPEKSEEVIEILRRNKSKLISYLSAFHTDRKNDEQFNDERAFVIKQIERL from the exons ATGTCGTTTCTGTTCAATAAACGACCAAAATCAACCCAAGATGTTGTTCGCTGCTTATGTGATAATCTCCCAAAGTTggaaataaacaatgataaaaagaag TCCTTTGAGGAAGTTTCCAAATGTTTACAGAATTTACGGGTTTCATTGTGTGGGACAGCTGAAGTAGAGCCTGATGCTGATCTCGTATCAGACttatcttttcaaatttaccAGTCGaatttaccttttttacTCGTTCGATATTTACCGAAATTGGAGTTTGAGTCTAAAAAGGATACAGGACTAATATTTAGCGCTTTACTTAGGAGGCATGTAGCATCGAGATATCCCACTGTTGACTACATGCTTGCGCACCCGCAAATCTTTCCAGTATTGGTCTCATACTATCGATACCAGGAAGTAGCTTTTACTGCTGGTTCTATCCTTCGTGAGTGTTCCCGTCATGAAGCCCTTAATGAGGTACTTTTAAACTCACGAGATTTTTGGACATTTTTTAGTTTGATACAAGCCTCTAGTTTTGATATGGCGAGTGATGCGTTTTCGACTTTTAAG TCTATTCTTCTTAATCATAAATCCCAAGTTGCTGAGTTTATTTCATACCATTTTGACGAGTTTTTTAAGCAATACACTGTCCTTTTGAAATCTGAAAATTATGTTACCAAACGTCAATCTTTAAAGCTTTTAGGGGAAATTCTTCTTAATCGTGCTAACCGTTCAGTCATGACACGCTATATTAGTTCTGCTGAGAATCTGAAACTAATGATGATTCTGCTGAGAGATAAGAGTAAAAACATTCAATTTGAAGCTTTTcatgtttttaaattgtttgTTGCTAATCCTGAAAAGTCGGAAGAAGTAATCGAAATATTAAGGAGGAACAAATCAAAGTTGATTTCTTACTTGTCAGCTTTTCATACTGACCGGAAAAATGATGAGCAGTTTAATGATGAACGCGCATTTGTAATAAAACAGATTGAACGCTTATGA
- the hht1 gene encoding histone H3 h3.1, which yields MARTKQTARKSTGGKAPRKQLASKAARKAAPATGGVKKPHRYRPGTVALREIRRYQKSTELLIRKLPFQRLVREIAQDFKTDLRFQSSAIGALQEAVEAYLVSLFEDTNLCAIHGKRVTIQPKDMQLARRLRGERS from the coding sequence ATGGCTCGTACTAAACAAACAGCTCGTAAGTCTACCGGTGGTAAGGCACCCCGTAAGCAATTGGCCTCTAAGGCCGCTCGTAAGGCCGCTCCCGCTACCGGAGGTGTTAAGAAGCCTCATCGTTATCGTCCTGGTACTGTCGCTCTTCGTGAGATTCGTCGTTATCAAAAGTCTACTGAACTTTTAATTCGTAAGCTACCTTTCCAACGTTTGGTCCGTGAAATCGCCCAAGATTTCAAGACTGACTTGCGTTTCCAATCTTCTGCCATTGGTGCTCTCCAAGAAGCTGTTGAGGCCTACCTTGTCTCTCTATTTGAGGACACTAACTTGTGTGCTATTCACGGAAAACGTGTTACGATTCAACCCAAGGATATGCAGTTGGCTCGTCGTCTCCGTGGCGAACGCTCATAA